The following proteins are encoded in a genomic region of Nocardioides renjunii:
- a CDS encoding GH1 family beta-glucosidase codes for MTVQSKPLDDAVSTGEVRFPADFTWGMATASYQIEGAVAEDGRTPSIWDTFSRVPGAVMGGDTGDVACEHYHRMPSDVALLADLGATSYRFSVSWPRVRPDAGPVNPAGLAFYDRLVDELLRHGIAPWLTLYHWDLPQALEDAGGWTNRDTAHRFVDYALAVHDVLGDRVPTWTTLNEPFCSSLLGYTAGHHAPGRQEGAAGLVAAHHLLLGHGLVTTELRSRGADRLGLSLNLTVPDPSDPDDPVDVDAARRIDALHNRLFLDPVFRGSYPADLLEDTSHLTWQRKPWYDVVRDGDLAITSAPIDVLGVNYYHGNEVSGHLRTDVVGVGADGPDRVAVSPFVGSEHVTFPSRGLPVTDMGWEIQPEGLHRLLRRLHDDYPRLPIYLTETGAAFADVPDEHGAVHDPDRIAFLDSYLRAVHLAVDEGVDVRGFFQWSFCDNFEWAFGYAKRFGLVHVDYDTQLRTPKSSAHWYAELSRTGMLPATESLGG; via the coding sequence ATGACCGTCCAGAGCAAGCCCCTCGACGACGCGGTGAGCACCGGGGAGGTCCGCTTCCCGGCGGACTTCACCTGGGGCATGGCCACCGCGTCCTACCAGATCGAGGGGGCCGTCGCCGAGGACGGACGCACGCCCTCCATCTGGGACACCTTCTCCCGCGTCCCCGGCGCCGTGATGGGAGGGGACACCGGCGACGTCGCGTGCGAGCACTACCACCGCATGCCCTCCGACGTGGCCCTGCTCGCCGACCTCGGCGCCACGTCCTACCGGTTCTCCGTGAGCTGGCCGCGCGTGCGACCGGACGCGGGACCGGTCAACCCGGCCGGACTGGCCTTCTACGACCGGCTCGTCGACGAGCTCCTGCGCCACGGCATCGCCCCCTGGCTGACGCTCTACCACTGGGACCTGCCGCAGGCACTCGAGGACGCGGGCGGGTGGACCAACCGCGACACCGCCCACCGCTTCGTCGACTACGCGCTGGCCGTGCACGACGTGCTCGGCGACCGCGTGCCAACGTGGACGACGCTCAACGAGCCGTTCTGCTCCTCGCTGCTGGGCTACACCGCGGGCCACCACGCCCCGGGCCGGCAGGAGGGGGCGGCCGGGCTGGTCGCGGCGCACCACCTGCTGCTGGGCCACGGCCTGGTCACCACCGAGCTGCGCAGCCGCGGCGCCGACCGCCTCGGCCTCAGCCTCAACCTCACCGTGCCGGACCCGAGCGACCCCGACGACCCGGTGGACGTCGACGCGGCCCGCCGCATCGACGCGCTGCACAACCGGCTGTTCCTCGACCCGGTCTTCCGCGGCTCCTACCCCGCCGACCTGCTCGAGGACACCTCCCACCTGACGTGGCAGCGCAAGCCCTGGTACGACGTCGTGCGCGACGGCGACCTGGCCATCACCTCCGCGCCGATCGACGTGCTGGGCGTGAACTACTACCACGGCAACGAGGTCTCGGGGCACCTGCGCACCGACGTCGTCGGCGTCGGCGCGGACGGACCCGACCGGGTCGCGGTGTCGCCGTTCGTCGGCTCCGAGCACGTGACCTTCCCGAGCCGGGGGCTTCCGGTCACCGACATGGGCTGGGAGATCCAGCCCGAGGGCCTCCACCGCCTGCTGCGCCGCCTCCACGACGACTACCCGCGCCTGCCGATCTACCTCACCGAGACCGGCGCCGCCTTCGCGGACGTCCCCGACGAGCACGGCGCGGTCCACGACCCCGACCGGATCGCGTTCCTCGACTCCTACCTCCGCGCGGTGCACCTGGCCGTGGACGAGGGCGTCGACGTCCGCGGCTTCTTCCAGTGGTCGTTCTGCGACAACTTCGAGTGGGCCTTCGGCTACGCCAAGCGGTTCGGCCTGGTCCACGTCGACTACGACACGCAGCTGCGCACCCCCAAGTCGAGCGCCCACTGGTACGCCGAGCTCTCGCGGACCGGCATGCTGCCCGCGACCGAGTCGCTGGGCGGCTAG
- a CDS encoding carbohydrate ABC transporter permease, which translates to MTRRPGFLVYGLLAAFVIGSAAPFYWSFLLGSHTAQVAAQGVPPLLPGGHFLDNASRVIDTVPFWKAVGNSVLVASVCATSTVIFGTLAGYAFAKLRFRGRSLLLAGVVATMAVPTQLGVVPLFILMSELGWTGTTWSIIVPTLVTAFGVFFMRQYLVDAVPDELIEAARMDGCSQIRVVWHVVGPAARPAAAILWLFTFMATWTDFFWPFIALPADNPTVQVALNQLQSGFFKDYSLVLTGATLATVPLLILFVLTGRQLVAGIMQGAVKG; encoded by the coding sequence GTGACCAGACGTCCCGGCTTCCTCGTCTACGGCCTGCTCGCGGCCTTCGTCATCGGCTCCGCGGCCCCGTTCTACTGGTCCTTCCTGCTCGGCTCCCACACCGCGCAGGTGGCCGCCCAGGGCGTGCCCCCGCTGCTGCCCGGCGGCCACTTCCTCGACAACGCGAGCCGGGTCATCGACACCGTCCCGTTCTGGAAGGCCGTCGGCAACAGCGTGCTGGTCGCCTCGGTCTGCGCCACCTCGACCGTCATCTTCGGCACCCTGGCCGGCTACGCCTTCGCCAAGCTGCGGTTCCGCGGCCGGTCCCTGCTGCTGGCCGGGGTGGTGGCCACCATGGCCGTCCCCACCCAGCTCGGCGTCGTACCCCTCTTCATCCTGATGTCCGAGCTCGGCTGGACCGGCACCACGTGGTCAATCATCGTGCCCACGCTCGTGACGGCGTTCGGGGTGTTCTTCATGCGCCAGTACCTCGTCGACGCCGTGCCCGACGAGCTCATCGAGGCCGCGCGGATGGACGGGTGCTCACAGATCCGGGTCGTGTGGCACGTCGTGGGCCCGGCGGCCCGGCCGGCCGCGGCCATCCTGTGGCTCTTCACGTTCATGGCCACCTGGACCGACTTCTTCTGGCCCTTCATCGCCCTGCCGGCGGACAACCCCACCGTCCAGGTCGCGCTCAACCAGCTGCAGAGCGGCTTCTTCAAGGACTACAGCCTGGTCCTCACCGGAGCCACGTTGGCCACCGTGCCGCTGCTGATCCTGTTCGTCCTCACCGGCCGCCAGCTGGTCGCCGGCATCATGCAAGGAGCAGTCAAGGGATGA
- a CDS encoding carbohydrate ABC transporter permease: MSQQTLDPTGSRGGEATTSPPRAGRPGGTEPVVRRSWRERRAAWDVRSAPYLYISPFFIVFAIVGAFPLAYTAYVSVHDWSLLGGQGDFVGLQNYRDVWANPYFSKQVVNTLSIFVLSSVPQVIIAVVLAGLLDNQLRGRTWWRMSILLPFVVSPVAVAIIFGSVFGDRYGLLNELLGTVGIGPISWHTDRFASHVAIATMVNWRWTGFNALIFLAAMQAVPRDLYESASLDGASRVRQFLSITLPMIRPTMIFVIITSTIGGLQIFAEPRLFDETTARNGGSDRQFGTITMLVYDFGWQLRDLGRASATAWMLFVLILLIALVNLVLIKRIGSLGADK, from the coding sequence TTGTCCCAGCAGACACTCGACCCCACCGGGTCCCGGGGCGGGGAGGCCACCACCTCCCCGCCCCGGGCGGGTCGGCCCGGCGGGACGGAGCCGGTCGTCCGGCGCTCGTGGCGCGAGCGCCGCGCGGCGTGGGACGTGCGCTCCGCGCCCTACCTCTACATCTCCCCGTTCTTCATCGTGTTCGCGATCGTGGGGGCGTTCCCGCTGGCCTACACCGCCTACGTGTCCGTCCACGACTGGAGCCTGCTGGGTGGCCAGGGCGACTTCGTCGGACTCCAGAACTACCGCGACGTCTGGGCCAACCCCTACTTCTCCAAGCAGGTCGTCAACACCCTGAGCATCTTCGTGCTCTCGTCCGTACCGCAGGTCATCATCGCGGTGGTCCTCGCCGGCCTGCTCGACAACCAGCTGCGCGGTCGGACCTGGTGGCGGATGAGCATCCTGCTCCCGTTCGTGGTCTCCCCGGTCGCGGTGGCGATCATCTTCGGCAGCGTCTTCGGTGACCGCTACGGCCTGCTCAACGAGCTGCTCGGCACCGTGGGGATCGGCCCCATCTCCTGGCACACCGACCGGTTCGCCAGCCACGTGGCCATCGCCACGATGGTCAACTGGCGCTGGACCGGCTTCAACGCCCTGATCTTCCTCGCCGCGATGCAGGCGGTGCCGCGCGACCTCTACGAGTCGGCCTCGCTCGACGGCGCCAGCCGCGTGCGGCAGTTCCTCTCCATCACGCTGCCGATGATCCGCCCCACGATGATCTTCGTCATCATCACCTCCACGATCGGCGGCCTGCAGATCTTCGCCGAGCCGCGGCTCTTCGACGAGACGACCGCGCGCAACGGCGGCAGCGACCGCCAGTTCGGCACGATCACGATGCTGGTCTACGACTTCGGCTGGCAGCTGCGCGACCTCGGCCGCGCCTCGGCGACCGCCTGGATGCTCTTCGTGCTCATCCTCCTGATCGCCCTGGTCAACCTCGTCCTCATCAAGCGCATCGGGAGCCTGGGGGCGGACAAGTGA
- a CDS encoding ABC transporter substrate-binding protein, protein MQTSRNRRARLATSALLALTLASTLAACGGSDDDATTSDGKTKITVATFNEFGYEGLIEEYNEMQDEVVLEQVKVGTWDDAKANLYTKLAAGSGLSDIEAIEGDAIAAVLAESDAFADLTDPELEGRWLDFVAEKGTNSEGQMIGYGTDVGPEGVCYRADLFEKAGLPTDREEVAKLMGTWEDYFALGEEFVEKVPDTAWYDSSGALGQAMLNQVENPFEADDNTIQTDNPDLKKVWDDVTGHSDTLSTQLAQWGDDWTASFQNDGFATTFCPGWMLGIIEGNAEGVEGWDIADVFPGGGGNWGGSYLTVPAQGDNIEKAKEIAAWLSAPEQQAKAFAAKGPFPSQVEAQDAPEITDAVNPYFNDAEIGKIYANRAEAITVQPYKGPKYSDILTAFQAAVLRVDEGAQEPDESWEQFQADVAALG, encoded by the coding sequence GTGCAGACATCCAGGAACCGGCGAGCTCGGCTCGCCACCAGCGCGCTGTTGGCGCTGACCCTCGCGTCGACGTTGGCTGCGTGCGGCGGCAGCGACGACGACGCGACCACGTCGGACGGCAAGACCAAGATCACCGTCGCGACGTTCAACGAGTTCGGCTACGAGGGCCTCATCGAGGAGTACAACGAGATGCAGGACGAGGTCGTCCTGGAGCAGGTGAAGGTCGGCACCTGGGACGACGCCAAGGCCAACCTCTACACCAAGCTCGCCGCCGGATCGGGACTCTCCGACATCGAGGCCATCGAGGGCGACGCGATCGCCGCCGTGCTGGCCGAGAGCGACGCCTTCGCCGACCTCACCGACCCGGAGTTGGAGGGCCGCTGGCTCGACTTCGTCGCCGAGAAGGGCACCAACTCCGAGGGCCAGATGATCGGCTACGGCACCGACGTCGGCCCCGAGGGCGTGTGCTACCGCGCCGACCTCTTCGAGAAGGCCGGCCTGCCCACCGACCGCGAGGAGGTGGCCAAGCTGATGGGCACCTGGGAGGACTACTTCGCCCTGGGCGAGGAGTTCGTCGAGAAGGTGCCCGACACCGCGTGGTACGACTCCTCCGGGGCCCTCGGCCAGGCGATGCTCAACCAGGTCGAGAACCCGTTCGAGGCCGACGACAACACCATCCAGACCGACAACCCCGACCTCAAGAAGGTCTGGGACGACGTCACGGGCCACTCCGACACCCTGTCGACGCAGCTCGCGCAGTGGGGCGACGACTGGACCGCCTCGTTCCAGAACGACGGCTTCGCCACGACCTTCTGCCCCGGCTGGATGCTCGGCATCATCGAGGGCAACGCCGAGGGCGTCGAGGGCTGGGACATCGCCGACGTCTTCCCCGGCGGCGGCGGCAACTGGGGCGGGTCCTACCTGACCGTCCCGGCGCAGGGCGACAACATCGAGAAGGCCAAGGAGATCGCCGCCTGGCTCTCCGCGCCGGAGCAGCAGGCCAAGGCGTTCGCCGCCAAGGGCCCCTTCCCGAGCCAGGTCGAGGCCCAGGACGCGCCTGAGATCACCGACGCGGTCAACCCGTACTTCAACGACGCCGAGATCGGCAAGATCTACGCCAACCGGGCGGAGGCCATCACCGTCCAGCCCTACAAGGGTCCGAAGTACTCCGACATCCTGACGGCGTTCCAGGCGGCGGTCCTCCGCGTCGACGAGGGCGCCCAGGAGCCCGACGAGTCGTGGGAGCAGTTCCAGGCCGACGTGGCAGCGCTGGGCTGA
- a CDS encoding flavin-containing monooxygenase, protein MSTAEHVDVLVIGAGLSGIGAAAHLAKDLPGTSYAVLERRETSGGTWDLFRYPGVRSDSDMHTLGYRFRPWRGDTALADGASILDYVRDTAREFGVDRHIRYGHRVTRAAWDSGTARWTVTVEVDGITRTLTADFLWACSGYYDYDQGYSPRFEGQERFRGRLVHPQHWPDDLDHTGKRVVVIGSGATAVTLVPALAASGAAHVTMLQRSPTYVLSVPARDAVKRRLTSLVGERASYSVTRWKNIVVQSALYRLSRQRPDLVRSVVRKANVALLPPGYAVDTHFRPTYDPWDQRMCLVPDGDLFTAISEGTASVVTDRIEAFTETGIRLVSGEHLEADVVVTATGLNLQVFGGAELSVDGETVKPHETMAYRAMMLSGVPNFAFTIGYTNASWTLKADLVAEYVVRVLRRMRTTGTRSVVPVRDESVGEVPLMDFDAGYVQRVVHTLPRQGTVAPWTLKQSYVRDAVALRSARLDDGVLRWS, encoded by the coding sequence GTGAGCACCGCTGAGCACGTGGACGTGCTGGTCATCGGGGCGGGCCTGTCGGGCATCGGCGCCGCGGCCCACCTCGCCAAAGACCTGCCGGGGACGTCGTACGCCGTGCTGGAGCGCCGCGAGACCAGCGGCGGCACCTGGGACCTGTTCCGCTACCCCGGCGTGCGGTCGGACTCCGACATGCACACGCTCGGCTACCGGTTCCGCCCGTGGCGCGGCGACACCGCGCTCGCCGACGGGGCGTCCATCCTCGACTACGTCCGCGACACCGCCCGCGAGTTCGGCGTCGACCGCCACATCCGCTACGGGCACCGCGTCACGCGCGCCGCGTGGGACTCGGGCACGGCCCGCTGGACCGTCACCGTGGAGGTCGACGGCATCACCCGCACGCTCACGGCCGACTTCCTCTGGGCGTGCAGCGGCTACTACGACTACGACCAGGGCTACTCGCCGCGCTTCGAGGGACAGGAGCGCTTCCGCGGCCGGCTGGTGCACCCCCAGCACTGGCCCGACGACCTCGACCACACCGGCAAGCGGGTCGTGGTGATCGGCTCCGGAGCGACGGCCGTCACCCTCGTCCCGGCGCTCGCCGCGAGCGGCGCCGCCCACGTCACCATGCTGCAGCGCTCACCGACCTACGTCCTCTCCGTCCCCGCCAGGGACGCCGTGAAGCGGCGCCTCACCTCGCTGGTCGGTGAGCGGGCGTCCTACTCCGTCACGCGCTGGAAGAACATCGTGGTGCAGTCGGCGCTCTACCGGCTCAGCCGGCAGCGCCCCGACCTCGTGCGGAGCGTGGTTCGCAAGGCCAACGTCGCCCTGCTCCCGCCGGGCTACGCCGTCGACACCCACTTCCGCCCGACGTACGACCCCTGGGACCAGCGCATGTGCCTGGTGCCGGACGGCGACCTGTTCACCGCGATCTCCGAGGGCACCGCATCGGTGGTGACCGACCGCATCGAGGCGTTCACCGAGACCGGGATCCGGCTGGTCTCGGGCGAGCACCTCGAGGCCGACGTCGTGGTCACCGCCACCGGGCTTAACCTGCAGGTCTTCGGCGGCGCCGAGCTCAGCGTGGACGGCGAGACCGTCAAGCCGCACGAGACCATGGCCTACCGCGCCATGATGCTCTCGGGCGTGCCCAACTTCGCCTTCACCATCGGCTACACCAACGCGTCGTGGACGCTCAAGGCCGACCTCGTCGCCGAGTACGTCGTCCGGGTGCTGCGGCGGATGCGGACCACCGGCACGCGCTCGGTGGTGCCGGTGCGCGACGAGTCGGTCGGTGAGGTGCCGCTCATGGACTTCGACGCCGGCTACGTCCAGCGGGTGGTGCACACGCTGCCCCGCCAGGGCACGGTCGCGCCGTGGACGCTCAAGCAGAGCTACGTCCGCGACGCCGTCGCCCTGCGCAGCGCGCGGCTCGACGACGGCGTGCTGCGCTGGTCCTGA
- a CDS encoding glutamine amidotransferase produces MKPFLFLGTRAEDDVAQQEYDAVLAGCGLRADELVRVRLEQGPLGEVDLDDWSGIVLGGGPFNVSDPDDLKTPAQRQAEADLRDLAERVVAADFPFLGACYGIGVLGGLRGGLVDRRWGEPIGALPVRLTEAGRQDDLFGGLPAEFTAYLGHKEAVARLPEGAVLLAGTATCPVHAFRIGRNVYATQFHPELDAVAICDRIDAYSAHGYYEPHEQELLKSAAREALVTEPVRLLARFVELHASV; encoded by the coding sequence CTGAAGCCCTTCCTCTTCCTCGGCACCCGCGCCGAGGACGACGTCGCCCAGCAGGAGTACGACGCCGTGCTGGCCGGGTGCGGCCTGCGCGCCGACGAGCTCGTGCGGGTCCGGCTCGAGCAGGGGCCGCTCGGGGAGGTCGACCTCGACGACTGGTCCGGCATCGTCCTCGGCGGCGGGCCGTTCAACGTGTCCGACCCCGACGACCTCAAGACGCCGGCGCAGCGGCAGGCCGAGGCCGACCTGCGCGACCTCGCCGAGCGGGTGGTCGCGGCGGACTTCCCCTTCCTCGGCGCCTGCTACGGGATCGGGGTGCTCGGCGGGCTGCGCGGCGGTCTCGTCGACCGGAGGTGGGGCGAGCCGATCGGGGCGCTGCCGGTGCGGCTGACCGAGGCCGGCCGGCAGGACGACCTCTTCGGCGGGCTGCCCGCGGAGTTCACCGCCTACCTCGGCCACAAGGAGGCGGTCGCGCGCCTGCCGGAGGGGGCGGTGCTCCTGGCCGGCACCGCCACGTGTCCCGTGCACGCCTTCCGGATCGGCCGCAACGTCTACGCGACCCAGTTCCACCCCGAGCTCGACGCCGTCGCCATCTGCGACCGGATCGACGCCTACAGCGCCCACGGCTACTACGAGCCGCACGAGCAGGAGCTCCTCAAGTCCGCGGCGCGGGAGGCGCTGGTGACCGAGCCGGTGCGGCTGCTGGCCCGCTTCGTCGAGCTCCACGCCAGCGTGTAA
- a CDS encoding CaiB/BaiF CoA transferase family protein — translation MTYELGQGTGPLRGVRVVEIAGIGPGPHACMLLADLGADVVRVDRPGGGMFAMGDKDLLNRGRPSVALDLKRPEAVAAVLDLVEHADVLVEGLRPGAIERIGLGPAECHARNPRLVYGRMTGWGQDGPWSRAAGHDLNYVAVTGALHGLGQDRDRPHFPGNLLGDFGGGSTYLVVGVLAALLEARTSGRGQVVDAAIVDGTAHLNAIASTFAAIGLDTGRRRSGLLDGGTPWYDVYETADGRHVSVGALEPQFWADLVARIGVELPDRDDPANHATIRGALTRRFRERTQAEWAEVFDGTDACVAPVVPLAEAPDHPHLAARGTFVAPGGVTQPAPAPRFSRTPASLGAPPPRPGEHTREALAAWGVRDVDALIAGGAAVQA, via the coding sequence ATGACGTACGAGCTGGGTCAGGGCACCGGTCCGCTACGGGGCGTGCGGGTGGTCGAGATCGCCGGGATCGGCCCCGGCCCGCACGCGTGCATGCTCCTGGCCGACCTCGGCGCCGACGTGGTCCGCGTCGACCGCCCCGGCGGCGGCATGTTCGCGATGGGGGACAAGGACCTCCTCAACCGCGGCAGGCCCAGCGTCGCGCTGGACCTCAAGCGCCCCGAGGCGGTCGCGGCCGTCCTCGACCTGGTCGAGCACGCCGACGTGCTGGTCGAGGGCCTGCGCCCCGGCGCGATCGAGCGCATCGGCCTCGGGCCCGCCGAGTGCCACGCGCGCAACCCACGACTGGTCTACGGCCGGATGACCGGCTGGGGCCAGGACGGGCCGTGGAGCCGGGCCGCCGGCCATGACCTCAACTACGTCGCCGTCACCGGCGCCCTCCACGGGCTGGGCCAGGACCGGGACCGCCCGCACTTCCCCGGCAACCTGCTCGGCGACTTCGGCGGCGGGTCGACCTACCTCGTCGTCGGCGTCCTCGCCGCGCTGCTCGAGGCGCGCACCAGCGGCCGCGGCCAGGTCGTCGACGCGGCGATCGTCGACGGCACCGCGCACCTCAACGCCATCGCCTCCACCTTCGCCGCGATCGGCCTCGACACCGGCCGGCGGCGCTCGGGGCTGCTCGACGGCGGCACGCCCTGGTACGACGTCTACGAGACCGCCGACGGCCGGCACGTCAGCGTCGGCGCGCTTGAGCCGCAGTTCTGGGCGGACCTGGTCGCCCGCATCGGCGTGGAGCTGCCGGACCGCGACGACCCGGCCAACCACGCCACGATCCGCGGCGCCCTGACCCGGCGCTTCCGGGAGCGGACGCAGGCCGAGTGGGCCGAGGTCTTCGACGGCACGGACGCGTGCGTCGCACCCGTCGTACCTCTCGCCGAGGCGCCCGACCACCCGCACCTCGCCGCGCGCGGCACCTTCGTCGCCCCGGGAGGCGTCACCCAGCCGGCCCCCGCGCCGCGCTTCTCCCGCACCCCCGCGAGCCTCGGCGCACCCCCGCCGCGACCGGGCGAGCACACCCGCGAGGCGCTCGCCGCGTGGGGGGTCCGCGACGTCGACGCGCTGATCGCCGGCGGCGCCGCCGTCCAGGCGTGA
- a CDS encoding WXG100 family type VII secretion target translates to MDQVNLTHAAFSEAIRDVQDAAARLHRDRDRIDDRVSGYLGSGWTGIAADSFVEAWAEWKSGATDVLEGLVVMGELLDATQKDFIQQDDASEQAMNQVAARIVDRLG, encoded by the coding sequence ATGGACCAGGTCAACCTGACGCACGCGGCGTTCTCGGAAGCCATCCGCGACGTCCAGGACGCTGCGGCGCGGCTGCACCGTGACCGCGACCGGATCGACGACCGCGTGTCGGGCTACCTCGGCAGCGGTTGGACCGGGATCGCTGCGGACTCCTTCGTCGAGGCGTGGGCGGAGTGGAAGTCCGGCGCGACCGACGTGCTCGAGGGCCTCGTCGTGATGGGCGAGCTGCTCGACGCCACCCAGAAGGACTTCATCCAGCAGGACGACGCCTCCGAGCAGGCCATGAACCAGGTTGCGGCCCGCATCGTCGATCGGCTGGGCTGA
- a CDS encoding WXG100 family type VII secretion target — MTDAFAVDPDELDAVVADIARTEQALETLTNDIERQIAKLHETWEGLAAVAQREAQQEWEQGLLTMRQALADLRVAAAQASRNYAEAADTNRSMWEELG; from the coding sequence ATGACCGATGCCTTCGCCGTCGACCCCGACGAGCTCGACGCCGTGGTGGCCGACATCGCTCGCACCGAGCAGGCGCTGGAGACGTTGACCAACGACATCGAGCGGCAGATCGCCAAGCTGCACGAGACCTGGGAAGGGCTCGCGGCCGTCGCGCAGCGCGAGGCCCAGCAGGAGTGGGAGCAGGGGCTGCTGACCATGCGGCAGGCTCTCGCGGACCTGCGGGTCGCAGCGGCGCAGGCGAGCCGCAACTACGCCGAGGCCGCCGACACCAACCGCTCGATGTGGGAGGAGCTCGGATGA
- a CDS encoding WXG100-like domain-containing protein has protein sequence MRIDVDSGGYDSAADALVGGNTVLASGYTSLTGKLGGYSAMAGDDTTSEDFVRTYDSAAADTVAAFAELTTAYGNLAVLSSASGANHRDANRSSVYARNAPAGDEPPEPQPETVSTYTPPSSLGGDNADMPEFWNLIVDHLQGYAWPSADTGKLREAASAWRDAAGVIDRAPSYATVASTQLGAQRSPEVPYAKAALRDVSTQAGDLADQCRELATACDDYAEQVDQTRQTIKDLVRDLAIEIGATAVVSGVLSVVTFGGAAAVGAGVATARAISCARKIISVLAALKAFRVVAVMARTLPKIRGIRTALKKFQNIRAVRRAAKKIDKQLWSPGKWKSNPKNAYKHFQKHKDEFPGVNNAKEYVDAAKKFMTDPPAGTYTRVREPGGDILRYDPKSGTLGIMTKDGVMKTMFKPDPAKLPKKFSDVWDYFLHG, from the coding sequence ATGAGGATCGACGTCGACTCGGGCGGCTACGACTCCGCGGCCGACGCGCTCGTGGGCGGCAACACCGTCCTGGCGAGCGGCTACACCTCGCTCACCGGCAAGCTCGGCGGCTACTCCGCGATGGCCGGCGACGACACCACGTCGGAGGACTTCGTCCGCACCTACGACTCCGCGGCCGCCGACACTGTCGCCGCGTTCGCCGAGCTGACCACCGCCTACGGCAACCTCGCCGTGCTCAGCAGCGCCAGCGGCGCCAACCACCGCGACGCCAACCGGAGCTCGGTCTACGCCCGCAACGCCCCCGCCGGCGACGAGCCCCCGGAGCCGCAGCCCGAGACCGTGTCGACGTACACCCCGCCCAGCTCGCTCGGCGGGGACAACGCCGACATGCCGGAGTTCTGGAACCTCATCGTCGACCACCTCCAGGGCTACGCCTGGCCCAGCGCCGACACCGGAAAGCTGCGCGAGGCGGCGTCGGCCTGGCGCGACGCCGCCGGCGTCATCGACCGGGCGCCGTCCTACGCCACCGTTGCCTCGACGCAGCTGGGCGCACAGCGCTCCCCCGAGGTCCCCTACGCCAAGGCGGCGCTGCGCGACGTCAGCACCCAGGCCGGCGACCTGGCCGACCAGTGCCGCGAGCTCGCGACCGCCTGCGACGACTATGCCGAGCAGGTCGACCAGACGCGCCAGACGATCAAGGACCTCGTCCGCGACCTCGCCATCGAGATCGGCGCGACCGCTGTCGTGAGCGGCGTGCTCAGCGTCGTGACGTTCGGCGGCGCCGCAGCCGTGGGCGCCGGTGTCGCGACGGCGCGGGCCATCTCGTGCGCGCGAAAGATCATCAGTGTCCTCGCCGCGTTGAAGGCATTCCGGGTCGTGGCCGTGATGGCCCGCACGCTGCCGAAGATCCGCGGGATCCGCACCGCGCTGAAGAAGTTCCAGAACATCCGGGCCGTGCGGCGTGCCGCGAAGAAGATCGACAAGCAGCTGTGGTCGCCGGGCAAGTGGAAGTCCAACCCCAAGAACGCCTACAAGCACTTCCAGAAGCACAAGGACGAGTTCCCCGGCGTCAACAACGCCAAGGAGTACGTCGATGCGGCGAAGAAGTTCATGACCGACCCTCCTGCGGGCACCTACACACGGGTCCGCGAGCCAGGCGGCGACATCCTGCGCTACGACCCGAAGTCGGGGACGCTCGGCATCATGACCAAGGACGGCGTCATGAAGACGATGTTCAAGCCTGACCCTGCAAAGCTGCCGAAGAAGTTCTCGGACGTCTGGGACTATTTCCTCCATGGGTAG